GCCCGTCGAACAGGTGCCCCGATTCGGGTCCGGTCGCCGGTGCCGGGCCGAATGGCGCCCGCAGCACGGTGCCCACCACCCGACTCCACGCCAGCAGTTGGCCGTACGCCGAGGACAGCCGAGCGACGTCGGTCAACGCATTGCGCAGATTGGCCTGCATCAACTCGAGTTGACTCTCCTGCGATCTTCGCAGGTTCATCTCGGCGAACAGGTCACGCTGTGCCAGCAGGAACAGCACGAGCGACACCACGACGTAGAGCCCGATCAGCACGCCGCCGGTGGACAACGCGAATGACCAGCTCACCCAACCGAATGCCGCGATCGCCAGCAGGATCACCAACACCGCGAACAGCGCCCACGAGAACGTCTTGAGGATCAGGCCGATCGCGCGCTGGCGGGCCCGCAGGTGCTCGTCGACGCCGTCCTGCTGGGCTGCGGCCTGAATGCCGGTGACCAACTGGCCGACCTCGGTGCGGGCCCGCTGCAGGAAGTCGACCAGGATCGACGAGACCTGTACCGCATAGCTGTTCGCGCGCGCCGCCTGCCAGTTGTCCAGTTCGGTGCTGGTGGTGCGGGCTTCGACGCCGGCCGCGGGGTCCTGGTAGGCCCGGCGCAGGCGATCCCGCAGGGTGGCCGCCCCGAGCACGTCGGCGGCCTCGACCGCGTCGACGCCGATCACCGCGGCCAACGACGTCGGGACCCCGGCGAACTGTTCGGTCGTACTGGGCACCACGTCGGCGGAGTTGGCCACCACACCGACCCCGGAACCGATCTGGATGGGCTCCAGGCCGCCGGCGCGACGTCCGCCGTCGGCCAGGGTCAAAGCACCGTTGACGAAGTCGGTCCACAGTCCGCTGAGGTCCTGCCGGGCGAAATGCTCGCCCGGCGGCGGACCGCCAAGTGCGCTCGAGAGGGTTTCGGCGCTGCGGCCCAGATCCTGCCAGTCGGCCAGTTCGGTGTTGGCCACCACGGAGAAGGCCGAGTTGGTCCGGCCGAACACCGTGCCCTGCACGGTGCTGGCAACCACCGAACGCGCCGATCCCAGCACCGCCGACAGCCACGCCGACGGGGCCCTTCGCAGCGCCGCCCCGATGAACCGGAAGAACATCTTCAAGGCCGTGCCGATCGAAATGGACTGGGCCGCTTCCTCGGTGCCCGAGAGTCGGGGTCCGCGAAGTACGTCGCGGTGTTTGGTCCACAGCGCCTGAGCCATGGCCCGGGTGGCTGTCGGGACGTCCTCGACGTAGACCACCGGGACCTGCCCGCCGCGTGGAAGGGGAAGGCGCCCACTGGGGTCGAACAGTTGCGCACGCAACCGGGCCTCGACGCGCGTGGTGTCCAGGCGACGGTAGAACCCGCGCACCGCGCGCACGGTCTGCCCCGGAAGGATCTCCAACTGGTCGAACGGGGTCTGCTCGACCCCGGCCCACAGTCCACTGGTGCCCGCGATGACGGGGGCGACATGCTGGGCCAGGTCCAGTGGATCGGAGATGCGGCCCCACGGCACGGCCCCCAACCCGGGCCCGGCCGAGTCCTCGGGCGCGACCAGCAGGTTGTGCCAGCCCTCCAGCACCAGGGCCAGATCGGGGGTCACCGGCTCGCTGCCGCCTCGCGTGATCAGCATGCGCAACAGGGTGATTCGCGCACCCATCGAACTGCTGCGCACGGTCTGCTCGACCGCCTGCTCGGCGGCCAGTTCGACGCGTTCACCCGCCGGAGCCTCCATCGGCACCAGCACCACGACCCGGATGCGGTCGTACCGTTCGGCGGTCAGCAGTTGCTGCAACTGCACGGGTTCGCTGCGGCCGCCGCGCACCGACGTCGCGGCCGTCGACACCCCGCTGACGTCGCGTGCATCGACCCACACGAACTCGGCCAGCAGACCGGCCGCGGAGTAGTCGCCCAGCAGCGCGACGATGTGCTCGGTGTGCGCGCGCGGGACCACCAGGACCGTCAGCGCGCGCGGTGATGCGGTGCTCATGTCAAAACGTCCCGCCCTCCGGAATCACCACCGGGCTGCCGTCGTCCACCAGAGCGGCCGCGCCCGCACTGCTGACGCCGGCCGCCAGCGCGGCCGACTCCCGGTCCAGCAGCTTGATCAGCGTGTCGGTCGCCCAGTACACGTCGGGCCCGAGGTCACGGAAGATCGGCGTCTTGGCGGCCTTGGACCGCGTGCCGACCGTCGTGAACGCACCCTCGGGGGCCGCGCCGGGTGCGCCAGCGGGCAGGTACTGCGCCGCGACGTCCCGAATCGTGGCCAGCCACGTCTGCGCGGCCTCGTGCCGCTCGTCGGCCGTTTCGGCGGCGGCCACCGGACCGACGCGGGACGTCACGCCGGGCGCGGTGCTGCCCGACTGCAGGAAGTCCCGCAGCAGGCCCGCGGCCGACAGTTCGACAATGCCGCTGGCGGGATCCTGCGTGTGCGAGTCGTACAGGGCACGCAGCACGCTGTAGGGCCGCAGCGAGCGCATGACCGGCGGCTCATGCGACTGCGCGATGGCCAGCAGGATGCTCTCCAGCACCGCGGGAAGCCAGTCGTAGGGCGCCAGGAAGTCCGAGGGCGGGGTCAGCAGCGGGTTCGGGAAGTCCACCCACGTCGAGGTCTCGCCGTCGAAGATGCGCACGGGTTCGGCGTAGGGCGAGGCCGGGATCTGGATCCGGCCCAGGAGCTGTCCCAGGAACCAGCCCGCGGTCATGACCCGGCGTTCGTCGTCGGTCATCGGCAGCGACGCCGACAGTGGCCGGGACCGGCGCCAGCGCCAGAACCCCTTTCGGCCCGGGCCCGCGATCTGGGACCACTGCTGGGCGGCGGGCTTGAGCACCGAGTCGAATGCCAGCGGCGAGTAGTTCGGGTAGGAGCCGAAGATGTCCACCCGCGTGACGTTGTCCTCGTCAGACAGCGACCGGTCGTAGTTGTCCCGACTGGCCTGGTCGATGCGCGGGTTGGCGCGCAGCACCTCGGCCAGCGCCTCGGCGACGGGTTGGCCCAGGAACGGCACATCGGAGAACTTGTAGCGGTACTCGACCTGCTTGCCCGGGTGCACGCGCTGCAGCGCCTGGTCATTCACGCTGGCCAGAGGTCTCGCCAACGACAGGGCCTCGGCGAACTTGGTGGCGATGTCGCGTCGCCGGTTGGCCAGTTCGGACTCCGAGGCACCCACGCCCGCCACGAAGTCGCGCAGCGAAACCTTGCAGAACTCCTCGAAGGCCTCACCCGGACGCTCGACGTAAAGCCTCGCGCGGCGCAGCAGTTCATGAGTTCGGGTGTGGACGTCAAACTGTGCCATCGACGGCACCCTGGCCCGCCCCGTCTCCGGGTCGGTACCCAGGGCGCGGGTCACCCACGTCGCCGTCCGGGTGATCAGGCCGCCGGGGGCCGAGTAGCCTCCGCTGGTCCGCCACAGGCCGAGGATGACGCTGGCGGCGGCCTCGTCGATCGCGCCGCGCAACGGGATCATGGCGTTGGCGCCCGCGACGGCCTTCGGCAGATCGGTCTCGTACCGGGCCTTGAACGCCGCCGAACTGATCAGCAGCACTTCGTTGTTGGCTTCGGCGAAGCGCGGCGGGACCAGTTCGTCCGCGTCGGCGGGCCAGGCCGAGTACTGATCCGTCGACAGGCGCGCCAGGCCGACGTCCGACGGCGGGTCGGCGCGGGCCTTCTCCAGCAGGATCATCGCCTCACCGAGCGACTCCCGCAGCGGCGCAAGCAGTTCGGGCCCCATCACCCGCATGATGTCTGCGATCCGGGCGGCGGCGTCGGCGAACAGTTGGCGACGCACACTGGCCCGGAAGCCGTCGAGCGCGGTCCCCAGCACCTGGTCGGCGTTGGTCATCACGCCGTGCAGCGAGCGCAGCGCGGCGTCCACCTGAGGCGGGACGGCGACGATGTCGGGCGGCCCCATACTGCCCAACTGCGCGATGCCGGGCGCCAAGGCGTCGTCGATGTAGCGCCGCAGCTTGTCGACGAGTTCCCGCGCGTACGGCAGGCCGAGGTTGGCGACCGCCACGCCGACCATCCGCTCGAGGCGATCGGCGAACTCGTTGTGCCACGCATAGGCCATCGCATAGGCCGCCTCGGCGCACGCCCGGGCCAACTCGCCGCGCCGATTGTGCAGCGCCTGCCGGAAGATCGGCGTCCACTGCTCGGCGTTCATACCCTGCGGGTTGGGCAGGTAGCCACGAAGCTGCCGGTCAATCAGGCCGTTGACGGTGGCATTCACAGCCTCGGGCGGGAACGCGCCCGCGCCGATCCAGTTGCCCAGGATGCCGACTCGCGTCTGCTCGTCACTCACCGACGCGGGCAGCCTCAACTCGGTGCAGTGTGCCGTCCACTGACTCGACAGCAGCGAATCGAGTTGTTCGGTGCTCGACGCCGGATTGCCGGGTTGCATGTGCCCGAAGAGCAGCTTGTCGACGGCACTTCGGGCCAGGCGCTGCGCAGCGTACTCGGCGTAGCGATCGCGTCCCATCGACAGGCTCGAGAAGCCGTATGTGCCCCAGGGCAACACATCCCATGTCGCGATGCCCCAGCCGAGCAGGTCGCGGTCACCTTCGGGGGAGGCCGTGTTACCCAGGTCGTAGGACACGAACTGGTCGCTGGCCCGCCCGCTCATCATCAGGGCCGCCAGTCCGCGGGCCAGGCCGCGGTAGACCGCGTACTGCGAGCCGTCGCCGAACTGTGTGCGGTCGGCGCCGATGTAGCGACCGACGGGGAAGACGCGGGCGAACGGGATGGGCTCCCCCTCGCCGTGCTGCTGACCCAACGCCCGCAGGAGGCGCACATCATGCTCGCGCGCGGCGCCGGACTGGCTCGCGACGATCTCACCGAGCATCGCCAATGCGTTGGCGCGCACACCGATTCGGGCGCTTTCGGGCAGCGACTCGAAGATGTCCGGGGTCACCATGAACACGCCCATGAGCTTGGGATCGAGACCTGTGACCAGGGTCAGAAGTCGGCAGATGTCGAGCGCCATCGACGCACCCGCGCCGCCGGCCATCGAGGACACCACGAGGACCAACGGGGGCTCGTTGGGATCGAACCGGCCCATGCCGGGCACATCCGCCGACGCCATCGCCGAGATCGTCTCGACACGGAACAGCGCGTCCCACGCGGACTGCAGGCGCGCGTGGATCTCGCTGGCCTTCGACAGGGTGATCATGCGGCCGATCGCGCGGTACTGTCCCGCACCCGCGGAGATGGGGTTGGTGACCTCCTGCGGATTGCGCGGGGCCCATGTCGCGATCGTGTCGAGGCTGTTCTCGGCGACCAGTCGTTGCGACAGTGCGCCATCGAGGATCGAGTAGCTGCTGCCCTGCGGACCGCAGCCGATGTAGCTTCCCCCCTGGGCCGGGACGTTGGCCAGGCCTTCGGGCCCGGACTCGGCCGCGCTGGGCACGTCGATGTGAACGAACTGCCAGCCGGGCAGGAGCTTATCGATTCCGGCGGCGTGCAGTTCCGAGCGCAGCTGGTCCATCATGAACGACAACGTCGCGCCGCCGGAACCGCCACATCCCACTACCAAGAATCGACGCATCAGCTTCCTTCCCTAAAGGGGTCGAAGGGTTCGTGTTTCGGCGGCTGTGGCCGCTGCGGGGGCGGACCCTGTGGTGGGCCCTGCGGGGGTCTCGGTGGGGGTGGCCCCTGTGGGGGCGGCCCCTGCTCAGGTGCCTGCGGAGGTGCCTGTGAACGCGAAGGTCCCTGTGGCACCCGGGGTTCGGGCCGAGGCGCGCGCGGTACGCCGCCGGGCCGGTAGCCCGCCGGAGCGGGCTGGGTGCTCTCGTAGGGATCCGGACCGCGTGGCGGCGGGGTCGGTGCGTCGTATGGGTGCACCGGTCGCGACGGCGCAGGCGGCGCGGGCGGCGGAGGGCCGGGCGCGGCGCTCGGAGGCGAGCCGAAGCCCCCGCCGAACGGATCCGCGGCGCCGAACGGGTCACCGCTGGGCGGGCCCGACGGTCCGGGCGCCGGCGCGGCGGCACCGGCGGGAGC
The DNA window shown above is from Mycolicibacterium confluentis and carries:
- a CDS encoding tubulin-like doman-containing protein produces the protein MRRFLVVGCGGSGGATLSFMMDQLRSELHAAGIDKLLPGWQFVHIDVPSAAESGPEGLANVPAQGGSYIGCGPQGSSYSILDGALSQRLVAENSLDTIATWAPRNPQEVTNPISAGAGQYRAIGRMITLSKASEIHARLQSAWDALFRVETISAMASADVPGMGRFDPNEPPLVLVVSSMAGGAGASMALDICRLLTLVTGLDPKLMGVFMVTPDIFESLPESARIGVRANALAMLGEIVASQSGAAREHDVRLLRALGQQHGEGEPIPFARVFPVGRYIGADRTQFGDGSQYAVYRGLARGLAALMMSGRASDQFVSYDLGNTASPEGDRDLLGWGIATWDVLPWGTYGFSSLSMGRDRYAEYAAQRLARSAVDKLLFGHMQPGNPASSTEQLDSLLSSQWTAHCTELRLPASVSDEQTRVGILGNWIGAGAFPPEAVNATVNGLIDRQLRGYLPNPQGMNAEQWTPIFRQALHNRRGELARACAEAAYAMAYAWHNEFADRLERMVGVAVANLGLPYARELVDKLRRYIDDALAPGIAQLGSMGPPDIVAVPPQVDAALRSLHGVMTNADQVLGTALDGFRASVRRQLFADAAARIADIMRVMGPELLAPLRESLGEAMILLEKARADPPSDVGLARLSTDQYSAWPADADELVPPRFAEANNEVLLISSAAFKARYETDLPKAVAGANAMIPLRGAIDEAAASVILGLWRTSGGYSAPGGLITRTATWVTRALGTDPETGRARVPSMAQFDVHTRTHELLRRARLYVERPGEAFEEFCKVSLRDFVAGVGASESELANRRRDIATKFAEALSLARPLASVNDQALQRVHPGKQVEYRYKFSDVPFLGQPVAEALAEVLRANPRIDQASRDNYDRSLSDEDNVTRVDIFGSYPNYSPLAFDSVLKPAAQQWSQIAGPGRKGFWRWRRSRPLSASLPMTDDERRVMTAGWFLGQLLGRIQIPASPYAEPVRIFDGETSTWVDFPNPLLTPPSDFLAPYDWLPAVLESILLAIAQSHEPPVMRSLRPYSVLRALYDSHTQDPASGIVELSAAGLLRDFLQSGSTAPGVTSRVGPVAAAETADERHEAAQTWLATIRDVAAQYLPAGAPGAAPEGAFTTVGTRSKAAKTPIFRDLGPDVYWATDTLIKLLDRESAALAAGVSSAGAAALVDDGSPVVIPEGGTF